In the genome of Thunnus albacares chromosome 16, fThuAlb1.1, whole genome shotgun sequence, the window caagtattgtgtgagtatccaaagcctgatatatattattcttctgtgccgttgacctctgttgttgtccagaaactattaaaaacacgtcaatgagccaaaccgctgcactgggtgacatgttcctttattatgAAGCCAATGGCAACTGTAGTTTGTCTCTGAAGAGTAGTTGCTTGTATGGCAAACAAGACTGAGTATGTGTGGGAaagcacacacaatacttgttggtAAATCATCAATCGCCAGCTATATTCCTTGAAATGATGGATTGATTATGTCTGGCCAATACCCTCTCTGCTTAACAAGGTCAACATCAGTCCAACTGATTTGATTGGTGCAGTGAGCACAAAAGCattggggcttttttttttgcatctgagatgtgatttttttatacGTAGATAGAGCAGTTCAGTGTGAATGTGGGAATCCCAATGAACTGCATCTTCCCCGTGAAAAACTACTCTGAAGAAATCGACCTTAACGATGACACCGACTCACTGATCCTGAGCGCTCTGAAACACATCATCAACTTTGGAGAAGACTTCATGAACCACAAAATGAATCAGGCAGAAGGTTCACACGGATATGCTTGAAGACAACATAAAAAAGGTTGTATGTCATGACAAATGTGCTATTATCCAGCAGGATTtatacattaaaacaaactacattatttttattactttttgcttgtttgtatgCATTATCTATATGGTATCAGAAATTAGTTAAAAACTCTTCATGACAACTTCGGATGAATTCAATCTATAAAGCTCAaacaccctcctcttcctcagagTTACAAACTGGAATAcatcaatgaatcaatgaattACAATTTAGGGATGATTTCCATCCAAGAGCAAGCAGTGTTGAGGCGGTACTTGTGAcaccagaaagtcaaatcaaatctgcAGGAAGCTTTAGCAGGAGGCCACCACCGCTGGGTGGTGAGGACACTGGAagtgttgctggttgttcagcaGCACTTCCAGTGTCCTGCTGTGCTTGTCAGCCTTCCAGAGGATCAGAATTTACATCAGGAATGGCTCAAATTAATTTTTGGAGACAAACTCTAAGCTAGTGACAGCTTTTGGAAAGCAATATTGCACTGACTTACtaatttaaaactaaaatcaaTATTAAtctaatataaataaagtgCACTATGTCTATAGTACCCTTAAAAAAAGAGTTACAAGATTCTCCTAAGAAAGAAGTTACTTTTATTGcacagttttaaaataattttggcACATCAATCTAATGATCAGGCCTTCAGAAACAGCCATACAGTTACATGTACTAATTGAGCATAACTTTGTTAGTTAACATTCGCAAAGCTCACGTACATGTGGCTTGCAGTTTAGCATTAGGTTTAAGTTAACTGTGAAGCTTGCTTGTATCAATGACCACAAAAACAGTGCACCTGTTATATGAACTTAAGTGTTGGCTTCTAAGCTCAGCCCACCACATCAACCTGCTGGAGCTCACAGCAGTTCAGAAGATGTTTCTCCACTTTGCCCCAGAGCTGAATGGAAAGCATATGATGGTGAGGTCAGACAACATCACAGTGGTGGCCTACCTGAAcagtaaaaatactaattaaagctgtttcacctaaaaaaaatagGTGTTTCTCTGACGATGTTCTGCAAGCACTGGACTTCCTGGAagggctgttagccgagctgctgctaacatttgtttccatttcatcCATTCCATTTCCACAATGCAAATTAATGAGAGTTATGATAGTTTCCTCAGTTCCTTCATGATAATCTTCACGAGGAGCTAGTGTTTTGCAAAGAGCTTCCCATGAGAACAACGGCAGATAATGTAATACGCTGCCTTAATGATTTCCTCACCAAAAAAGGTCTTGAGTGGAAATACTGTATAGGTGTTTGCACAGATGGTGCTGCATCAATGGAATACATTGTGGTGTTGTCAAACTGATCCAAGAGAGGGCGCCAGACGCCAAGTGGATGCACTGTTTCTTGCATAGGGAAAGTCTAGCAACAAAGGCCCTATTTACATCCGGTATTAACATCCATCtcgggtgatctgatcacaagtggcATACACCTGGCATTAACGTCTCCATGCATCTCCACATGcgtcctgagtgaccacttgtgatcggcTCTCACTTCaccgctctatatgcaaatagaCACGtatatcatttcattttcaaaggcCAAATTTGTTCATTATTAACCGGCGGGAAGACCGGGTGTCCGCTCCGTCCAAAGTTGTGTTCAATATGCAGTGTACTCCCTCACGAAAATCAAATGCCCATCCTATCAATTTGCTCTAGTGCCGCATCggaatgtgtatatatatacatatatatatatatatatagagagagagagagagagagagagagttgaacagctttggaaATCCACATTAagcttaaaaacacacaaatataacacataattatttgttttgcacctattaatatataataatttaatgtttattcattatctagtattgtttttaattcataGAAGTGGCCTGAAAAAGATGTCTTTTCAACTTTGATTTTCAACCAAATCTGAATGTCATTTAGACGCCGGGTAAAGACGTCTCTTCAGTGATGTCTTGCTGGGTTTGATGGCATTTTTCAGTACTGTTACCTTTTAGCAGGTCTACAGCTcctgaaaaagacagaaaaagaagtaaCACGGGCTACAAAAGTGGGAAATATAAGCTTTCTTTCAGTACTGtattcattcagaaaaaaacaaatatatcaagTAAATTTTGACACAGTAATATTTTTATTGGCCAGCCAGCTAAATAACACACAAGCAAATTACTAACACTAACTAACAAGCTAGcaaaggtagtttattcatcaGTAAGGTTTAATAAATGTTGACAACCAACTATGGAAATAATTTTAAGTCAAAATTTTGGTGTTGCCAGTTTGAGCTGAAATGGTCacttcattaattaatttgtcaatCGACAgcaaattaatcagcaactattctgatcATCAATCATTTGAGTTACTTTTCAAgctaaaatgacaaacatttgctgttaccggcctcttaaatgtgaatattttctgctgttctctgttttatatcattgtaaattgaatttcTTTGAGTTTTGGGTTGTTGGTCTGACAATTTcacatttctttgtatttctttattacGTCAAATTTACATCCATATACATTTCATTACCTTGCTGATAAAtccataaaaagaaaataaaagtttacAGAGGTCAGgatcatatttattttcagttgctGATTTATGATCTTGgaataaaactcaaactgaacttctgtgtgttttcaaaattaaaaacatctgaatgTCACTGATCCAGACCAGCTGAGGAGCCTCTGGATAATAAAATTAtcacagtttttctttgttaacaaataaaacatgtctgcatTGAAAACGTCACTGGTCTTCTGATTTTATTCTTGAAATCAAACATTATATGTAATATCAGGCTTACATCACATCGACTACATTCAGGCACTGCAtttgagtgtaggtcacccatGTTTTTCACCAAGGGTATTGCAATTTACAGTGGCATAACACATACAGcccagtttgttttttctccttttcttgttctgtcatgttttctttctcgGTTATTTGGGGAAGTGGTCCtcagatttttttaacaatcagaaGTGGGCCTTAAGAtacaaaaggttgagaaccccTTCATTAAGGTCTTTGAAGACTGTAATTGGATGGTCAGGGAAATAAAGTCACATTTGTTTCCACCCAATGTATTTAAAGTCTAATATCCACTCTCATTTTAGCTTGCGTTGGGACATTCAGTTCCCTAAATTCAAGGGAAATGAACTTGTCAAGTTGCCAAGTtacatggtttaaaaaaaacgtggttaaaaaaacccaacacaCTTTTCTGTGTATAATGTGTAAATCACACCTTCAAATAGAAAGTTCAGAGTAGAGACATTACAGTAGTGAAAATTAAACTGTGTTGTGTGGTTTGTGGTCTGAAGAGACGTGTACTTCAGTCACATCTCAGATTTTTaatcaaagtgaaatcaaaAACAGGAGAAGTAGAATAATTTCATactgtttttaaattacatattagtatttttactttactcttTTATTGTAGACATTTCTCCGACCAGTCAGAAGGCTCAAGATTCTTTCACTTTGTTCAAGAACACCACAGGTATGAAGTTTCAATCATCTATGTTGTCAAATTTATGGTAAATTGTGATCCTTGTGCTTGTAAACaatggttgaacaaaacaataaaagaaaatatgatcaTAACCAATAATCTGCAGTACTACATAGTGTTAtactcatggatgtattataagagctcttattatacatccatggttatACTGACTGTAAAGGCTGTCGCTGGTGTcctcaccatagcaacgatcgctgaggatcatgggtaggctaatgcAGTTGCTTCCGCtattgtacaaaaacaaaaaagggaaacaaaaaatgaatagaTCACATAATTTCGTTTTTCATTTtaggtttaaaatgaaaaaaggaaaaaaccatgtgacttccgtttttggtttcaaacgcaaAAACAAATTGGCTGAATGTCCGCAGACCTGTGcaatattcaatccaaaaaggaatgACGATAAAATGATtcggcaaaaaccaaaaaccgGCCgggtttgattttgttttttgttttgaaacaaataacagatttatcgttttttgggttttgaattacaaatgaattacaaatTATCCTATGATACCTGGACCGAtactgataatgataatgatcaTGATAATGTTCGTTAGCGGAAAACAGgccaaaaaccattaaaacaaaatgcactggaaaaactgaacatccaactcATTAGTgagtcttttattacaaccaaacgGTGAACAAGACCTTTTTAGGCAcccaaaatattacaattaactttcactgaaaacacactgtgaaatagcagcagctatgcCTATACGCCATTGTTACATTACATAATCAACATTGTCGTCGTGGTAGCAACTTGCCAACAGGAGAAGCAGAAGAGtccatgtgaaaaatgtcacacGGATTCTTAAGGGACATGTAAAAGACGGCTACACGGTACAGTTACTGCATTATTAAACTGACAATATTTAGTTAATCGtttattaagttattaagtttgttttctaTTATAAGTGTATATATTATAATTCTAGTAACTGTGatctttgactttgactttgttttctagTTCAATCCTGAATTGAAGTTGTCAAAGGAAGATCATTACTACACCAAATCCCCAAATGCCAACAACAAAGTGCATGTTCTGGTTTATGTAATTGCTGCCAACACTCTATCTCTGATGAATGATCAAAGGaagtttgattttgttgatTAAGTAAGAAAACATCCCACATTTATTATGTTGGATAAAAACTTTTGCAGCAACAGTTCTGGACAACCCTTCATTGTCTTGCCAAGCCATCGGTGGCACACCCACTGCATCAACACAGGCGGGACATTCAATTCAATTCGAACTTTATTATGGACACAACTCATGAGGGGTCCATAGTAGGAATAAATACACCTATGTACATGGGTATCTACATTGCACCTGCTCAGACTAAAGTGTGTGCCCAGCCCCACTGGCTTGATAGGCAGCTTCATCTGAATGTCATGGTCCACTCAGTGGTCCAACACCGATCACTGTATTACTGGTTCCACTAGTTTTACCATTAGCCATTAATTCTCCTCTGTTATGAGAACTGTTCTTGACTTACATCCCTTGACCTAGGTTAACAAATGGGGAACATATAAGTTTTCaatatgagtttgtgtgtaagtgAAAGAGTGCAGTCAGCTCCTTCTCAATAACTGCTGTTTGGTTGAACTGAACCCACAACACTGGGAAGACTCAACGTGCACCCACATACTCTGAGCCTACAAGCTTTAAGCATTGCCTTTGAGCTCTGGGAGGTGATATAGAGCACTTCTGGCAATTAAGACTGTATTTAAGAAGTCCTTCATCCCAAATCTTAACACTGCAAAGTGACTGATGAGATTTAAGCCACAGACATGAACTGTTTTGAATGTGTAATGTGatcttgtctctgtgtttgttacacTGACTGGTTCATTGTCTCTTTCTCAAGAATCATGTGTAGTGCATCTTCATGTTTTGGTGAGCTGAAGACAATGTTCCACCCTGGTGGCaaataaagatatattttattctatattCACTTTTGTCTATGATATCACCAGCTAATacatgctaaccagctaactGGGCCTGGTGCCACAAGGGGGCTTAAGGGGGCTTAGTCccctcagctgtattttttgACCCCTTTGTTTAAGCTGAGGAAAGGTAAGAAAGAATTTTGCTGGTTTATTTTGTAAGAATTTCTGCTGGTTTGGTGTGCAAAAGAATTACTTTGCCAGGATATTTTTAGGCTATTTGCTTGGGCTGCGCTGTCCATAGTCCTGAAACTGATCAGAGTAGATTGATAGATAGACCGACAGAGTTCACATCACTTAGTTCAGTTTCTTAACCTGCTTGCTTTTCAAGATGTAAATAGAACTTTCAGGCCTAATTCAATTTTTCCCCCCATTGTAGCAATCCACAGACAGAAGGGAAACAACAGGGAAGTGAAGGGACAGtcaacaagagagagagagagagagctgtaaGTTGCAAACAGCTGTTTCTACACTAATTCAtaaattcaaaaaataattaGCGCTCTGCTAGTGCTACGTACTTATGTGAGTGCTCTGgtcaataaatgtattatttgcttttaaaattgttttgcaTCATGCGCTTAAGAAGACAAACtaactagcatgctaacaatatGTTAGGTTAGCATGAAGTTTAGTGGTGATAACAATTAAAATCAATGTTGCTCTTTCAGTTTTATCAAAAATGTATCCCACTGTTTGTGAAGTTGTGAGCATGTTAAGATCTGCAACAGATCAGttcagacaaaagacaaaacatcttgatgaaaatgaaaatgcagctTGTGGTCTGAAGAGAATGAGGTGAACGTGTCTTCTGTCATGTGAGTCTACAAAATACAAGTACAATAGGAGTGGGAGGATAATTTAATATGTTAATTACTGTGCTGACATTACAGGAGACTATACATTACTACACTTAATCCAAGGCTCAGTCTTTCACTTTGTTCCAgcaggacaacaacaacaacacaggtaGAAAGTTTCAATCACATTTATCCTGAAATGTGTGGTTAATTATTGTTTCCTGTGATTGttaaactgttttatgtttgttttaaatatcaatatAGTTTTTCAGCTTATTGatgaaaaactaaacaaaatatGATAATTGTAACAGCAACATTAAGATTTTGGGTCTGTTTAGTGTAATTTACTTtagtttaattcatttaaagcctggttttggtcatttatttTCCTTAATTAATCGTTTTTCTTATAATGAAcaattttgatgtgttttattcagtgtcacTCAGTATGATGGTTCATAAAACTGATCACATTTTGTACACTGACCAAGTTCATTAATTTGTACTATAACTGTCGATGGTTTGAATCAAGTTTGAACCTGCAACTACATTCTAAGTTTTTTAATAATGTGGCTTTTTATATTTGCACTGAAAATTAcactaaaatatatttgaattatgTACAGAAAACCCTAATTTGCTGTTGCAGCATTTTAgtaatattattaattattattaatttactttttcCACCAAAGTGTAGCTTTACAGCAGAACCTTAATACTTTCTTCAATGATGAGTTTAAAACTTTTTGTGTGACTCTTTACTCTCCAGCTATGGGAGCAAAAAATTGTAAACCAAATCAGCCGCCTCCATGTAAGactattttttaactttttacaaTTCAGCTCATTGCTGCATGATAAAGGTATTTCTTCATAATCTTTTGTCTTATGTGAACTTGTGTCCTGTATTTGTCAGTTCTCGACACACCAtggagagaaataaactggaagTGAGTGAGTCTCTACCTTCACAGCACAAACTGCACAAATTAACTCTGTAAAATTGTACTTTAGTCTCTACTCTAATGTGATGTTTCCTTCACTGAGCAGTAACAAAAAGAACGCTCTGCAGTATGTGAAGGACTACAAACCTCACATCGAAGGTCGGCAGCTCAGGATTCTTCTTTATGGACCAGTTGGAGCTGGAAAGTCCAGCTTCATCAACTCTGTTCAAAGTGTCTTACGAGGCAAGATGTGCGCAATGGCCTTGGTGGATAACGAGTCTCATGACTGTTTCACCAAAATGGTATGAAGCAAGTTTGATTGTGTTGATAAAGTAAGAAAACATCCCAAATGTAGTATGtcatataaaaacatcacaaacctTTATGAAACTTTATTAAGCCTCTTGGCTCCTTATTACAGAACTGATAGTAATAGTATTAATGTCAATAGTAAGATGTATTTGTAATACtattatttaatcattattaaaGTCAGCACACTGAACAGGGAAATCAAAGTTTGCATCATATGCAAGACAACAATAGAACAATCCAACAATGCAACTATTACTCAGAAAGATGAGTCAATAAAAATGCGCAGCAGTGAAAATGCTGCTGCGAATAAAGTGTTAAAGGCCCCAAATCTACAGGAAGCTTTGACTGCTGCAGCAGTAACAGAAAcccactgacttcctgtttataAACTGAACGTCCTAAACTGTTATAGAAGCATAAAATCCAACATATCATCTGCTGACACACAAagttattcttcttcttctgcctctgTGGTGAAGCTCTGGATatgtttaggcaactaaaacagcttCAACTTCTCagttaaagagaaaaagaaaccaGCTTTGACTATTAAAGGAAGTAGGTCTGTAAAGCACAGCTTCACacgtccatccatccaccccgacTTAACAGTGGTAAAGAACTTGCAGCTGAGCACAAGCAGTGGACCGTCTGGAGACCTATGTCCACTGGAGGCCACTTgtcaggaaaaatattttaggTTCTTGAACAAATGATGAGtgctgacattttttgttgAGAGCAGACTTACTCTTCCAAACTTCAGATTGAGCCATTTAAAGTTCATGTTACTCAGGTCTGAATCTCCAAACTGAACAGTGCCACCACaccatttgtctgttttttggcTACTGTACGGGGGAaaaggacctgctccctatgtagatataaaaggctaaacatacttatgaatattatattccatttcagTAGatcccctaaatcttacacattggtcctttaaaCCCTAAAAATGTGAACTAACAACTAAATTGATTAATCCGACAGCGTGTGGAAAAACCTAATTAATCTAATACTGTTTACTTTATGGTAGCTGGGTATTGATGTGTCTATTCTTGCTCTTTACTGATCACAATAACTGCTCTTTTCTCCATTTGTGGTTGACAGTACACAGCCTACAAGATGGAAAaggaaactccaaacaccttTTACCCCTTTGTCTTCAATGACATCATGGGCTTAAGCCCAGTAAAAGGTGTGCTTGTGGACGACGTCAAACTGGCCTTGATGGGACATGTGAAGAAGGATTATGCGGTATAGTTACTGCAAACACTGGAGAGTCAAAAGTTTGCACACACTTTTGACTGGAACtgtatatatttcttatatttgaTTACACATATTGCAGCTGTCATCATTTAGGTGGATTTAACTTTGCTTTCCAGTTCAATCCTGAATCTAAATTGTCAGAAGGCAACCAATTCTACAATGAAGAAGTAAATCCCAACGATAAAGTGCACGTCCTGGTTTGTGTCATTCCTGCCAACACAGCACGTAACATGAGAGATGAAACTGTGCAGAAGATTCGGGAAATCAGGATAGCAGCCAGTCGGCTAGGTGAGAGCACTAATTAATATTTCTACATGTAGGATGATACTTGAAAAACATCGTCTTAAAGTGGTaaccaacatttttaaatactcacctgtatgtttgtttgtaatttccTTCATCACAGAGAACAGCAGCTGTAGtcagtttatgtttatttatctcAGTTATAGGACTCATTAGTTTTCCATCTGTTGTCCTGGCAGGGAttcctcaagtggccattctCACCAAAATTGATCAGACCTGTCCTGAGATCAAAGAAGATTTAAGGACAATCTACATGTCCGCCAATGTGAAGGAGGAGGTAcattaaattcaatttaaaaaaatattttggtaCTGTTAGctaaacaaaaatgacatcGTCAGCACCTCTGGTTTCACAGCAAACTGTCTTAACTTTAAAGTGTAtatctggcaattttctatatttttcttattgtcaaaaaatctcatgattggaaccaaaccaacaatgaattgatccactaacaagtattgtgtgtgtatgcctgaTATAACTtatttctctgttgttgtcaagaaactattaaaaacacattaatgagccaaaccgctgcactgggtgacatgttccttcagtATGAAGACAATGGCAACTGTAGTTTGTAATTTTTAGACATCTATTTGTATCTCGGCCCCACAGCATTCAGTGGCTTTATGTCAGCTACTTCAACAAATgcagtaaatttaaacattgtcactgaaatgctgttaaaacacgtTCAGATTATGCTCCctatttaaaaatctcactttcaaactaAATTCTGCAACTGCACCACAATCCTGCTAAATAagcatattaacatataatctccaatattgTAGGAATTATGTTCCATCAGTGCGACCGATCACATCATGActgatagagataattattcattgatcccacgtatctaaag includes:
- the LOC122999567 gene encoding interferon-induced protein 44-like produces the protein MGAKNCKPNQPPPFLDTPWREINWNNKKNALQYVKDYKPHIEGRQLRILLYGPVGAGKSSFINSVQSVLRGKMCAMALVDNESHDCFTKMYTAYKMEKETPNTFYPFVFNDIMGLSPVKGVLVDDVKLALMGHVKKDYAFNPESKLSEGNQFYNEEVNPNDKVHVLVCVIPANTARNMRDETVQKIREIRIAASRLGIPQVAILTKIDQTCPEIKEDLRTIYMSANVKEEMEQISVNVGIPMNCIFPVKNYSEEIDLNDDTDTLILRALRHIIDFGEDFMNHKMNQAEDSHGYA